The Podarcis muralis chromosome 10, rPodMur119.hap1.1, whole genome shotgun sequence genome includes a region encoding these proteins:
- the LOC144329049 gene encoding uncharacterized protein LOC144329049, whose translation MGLACNALLLAALSWVPSTSSDHCTGLHTDYHFLDYHEVETGRSNPDRMGDFDFCLPESRTLLRHSLVPRLAENEYWELFIRNKDLRRIGSAALTLDHSSYRLTCRNGTYLLYESGEVSRNPNWTEVEIGGATHAYTDSNHPSGNLIFGFQCLRSTLETRKPQLQGLCLRRFCCLWDLGVTHEWKGAEYLEGWHHPIHPSRSPSWDHVGPLRCGGIARDRRLLNTTDPLHPVGTAPRQFGADSTLPGEDLLSSWEQNSYIKLLSQVAREAPYPDCWICAHAPSHLQQSLPLVPVPVTLEQFRSGNVTSWNLTALNLTHQYLYLTGPTKGPLCRSFSGEGTFIGSSTCTNTLEILPTGLVTVSNTRDSRTFPNLTAAWATAVGHPSDWKPQPTDTMLLQAFASGRMESYLSGLFWVCGHRAYTWVSPHMSGSCFVGYIVPGIRITPHLPPGRQRNKREQKELSDLSDVAANGETVGRALFPAYGAGSNHVDILRLTDILLKFMQEATQITDSLMSELSEVRQLSLQTRIATDFLLSSQGGTCALIGTECCTYVTDQTLNITGHLNNIHELAGRLHDIQHEGLSDVDLWGWLPRLGWLRQLLKVILLLILTAVFCVSILCCTVHCISPCCSLLRQSTSSTSFSLRAYSRSQHTPTFPDYVQMRHLGEGEYEITEI comes from the coding sequence ATGGGTCTGGCCTGCAACGCCCTTCTTCTCGCCGCCTTATCCTGGGTCCCGTCCACCTCATCGGACCACTGCACAGGGTTGCACACGGACTATCACTTCTTAGACTATCATGAGGTCGAGACGGGTAGGTCTAACCCTGATCGAATGGGGGACTTTGATTTCTGCCTCCCTGAGTCTCGGACCTTACTGCGCCATTCCCTAGTGCCCCGACTCGCCGAAAACGAATATTGGGAGCTTTTCATCCGAAACAAGGATTTACGCCGTATTGGCTCTGCGGCTCTTACTCTTGACCACTCCTCTTACCGGCTGACCTGCAGAAATGGGACTTATCTTCTTTATGAGAGTGGAGAGGTCTCACGAAACCCTAACTGGACCGAAGTCGAGATAGGAGGGGCCACTCACGCTTATACGGACTCCAACCACCCCTCTGGAAACTTGATTTTCGGATTCCAGTGCCTCCGCTCCACCCTAGAAACCCGGAAGCCCCAACTCCAGGGACTCTGCCTGCGACGGTTCTGCTGCTTATGGGACTTAGGGGTCACTCATGAGTGGAAAGGGGCTGAATATCTTGAAGGGTGGCACCATCCCATACACCCCTCGCGCTCCCCCTCATGGGACCACGTCGGACCCCTGAGATGCGGCGGTATCGCCAGGGATAGGCGACTACTGAACACTACCGACCCCCTCCACCCGGTCGGCACAGCACCCCGACAATTCGGCGCTGACTCTACGCTCCCAGGAGAAGACCTCCTGTCCTCCTGGGAACAAAACTCTTACATTAAACTTCTCAGCCAGGTGGCCAGGGAGGCACCCTACCCGGACTGCTGGATTTGTGCTCACGCGCCCAGCCATCTCCAACAGAGTCTTCCACTGGTTCCAGTGCCGGTGACCCTAGAACAGTTCCGTTCCGGAAACGTAACCTCCTGGAACTTAACCGCTCTTAACTTGACACATCAATACCTCTATCTCACCGGCCCTACAAAGGGACCCCTTTGCCGCAGCTTCTCAGGAGAAGGAACCTTCATCGGATCCAGTACATGCACCAACACCCTTGAAATCCTACCAACTGGACTGGTCACTGTTTCCAACACAAGGGATTCCCGGACTTTTCCTAACCTTACCGCTGCCTGGGCCACTGCCGTCGGACACCCCTCGGACTGGAAGCCACAACCCACAGACACCATGCTGCTACaagcctttgcttcaggcagaatgGAGTCTTATCTCAGCGGCCTATTCTGGGTGTGCGGGCATCGCGCCTATACATGGGTGAGCCCACACATGTCCGGATCCTGCTTTGTCGGCTATATTGTTCCCGGGATAAGGATAACCCCACATCTACCCCCCGGAAGACAACGGAATAAAAGGGAGCAAAAGGAACTGTCAGACCTGTCAGATGTTGCTGCAAACGGAGAGACCGTGGGCCGGGCACTCTTCCCTGCCTACGGGGCCGGTTCAAACCACGTGGATATCCTTCGACTCACCGACATCCTCCTTAAGTTCATGCAGGAAGCGACCCAGATCACGGACTCTCTCATGTCGGAACTATCCGAGGTAAGGCAGTTGAGCTTACAGACGAGGATTGCAACGGACTTCCTCTTGTCCAGTCAAGGAGGCACCTGTGCCTTAATAGGCACCGAGTGCTGCACATACGTAACTGACCAGACCTTAAATATAACTGGACATTTGAACAATATTCACGAGTTAGCAGGGAGGCTACACGATATCCAGCATGAGGGACTATCCGATGTGGACCTGTGGGGATGGTTACCCAGGCTAGGATGGCTCCGACAGTTATTGAAAGTCATACTGCTCCTCATCTtgaccgctgttttttgtgtctcTATCTTATGTTGTACCGTGCACTGTATTAGCCCCTGCTGCTCCCTCCTCCGCCAGTCTACTTCTTCTACCTCATTCTCTCTTCGAGCCTATTCCCGTTCCCAACACACCCCTACCTTTCCAGACTACGTACAGATGAGGcatctgggggaaggggaataCGAGATCACTGAAATCTAG